In Bos indicus isolate NIAB-ARS_2022 breed Sahiwal x Tharparkar chromosome 19, NIAB-ARS_B.indTharparkar_mat_pri_1.0, whole genome shotgun sequence, the following proteins share a genomic window:
- the KRT12 gene encoding keratin, type I cytoskeletal 12, with the protein MSLSVRTSGLPQWLSSQSGTLGRARGMSASSIGSGYGGSAFGFGGNSGGGFSAASMFGSSSGFGSSSGFGGACGSSFAGGLGAGYGGAGGGGFGGLGIGFGGSSGGGSLGILPGIDGGLISGSEKETMKNLNDRLASYLDKVRALEEANTDLETKIREWYETRGSGTGDPGSQNDYSKYYPLIEDLRNKIISANIENAQLILQIDNARLAADDFRMKYENELALCQNVEADINGLRRVLDEMTLARADLETQIETLNEELAYLKKNHEEELQSCRAGGPGQVSVEMDAAPGVDLTRLLNDMRAQYETIAEQNRKDAEAWFIEKSGELRKEISSNTEQLQSSKSEVTDLRRALQNLEIELQSQLAMKKSLEDSLAETEGDYCGQLSQVQQLIGSLEEQLLQVRADAERQSADYQRLLNVKARLELEIETYRRLLDGEAQGDSLVESSYVTASTSQAPSTDSSKDPNKARKIKTIVQEVVNGEVVSSQVKEIEELM; encoded by the exons ATGTCCCTCTCTGTGCGCACCTCTGGGCTGCCTCAGTGGCTGTCCTCCCAGAGTGGGACCCTGGGCAGAGCCAGGGGCATGTCTGCCTCGAGCATTGGAAGTGGCTATGGGGGCAGCGCCTTTGGCTTCGGAGGCAACTCTGGAGGAGGCTTTTCTGCTgcttccatgtttggttctagtTCTGGCTTTGGTTCTAGTTCTGGCTTTGGTGGTGCCTGTGGAAGTTCCTTTGCAGGAGGATTGGGTGCTGGTtatggaggggctgggggagggggctttGGAGGCCTGGGGATTGGATTTGGAGGAAGCTCAGGAGGGGGCTCTCTAGGGATTCTCCCTGGCATCGATGGAGGCCTTATTTCTGgatcagaaaaggaaaccatgaaaAATCTTAACGACAGATTGGCTTCCTATCTGGATAAGGTTCGAGCTCTAGAGGAGGCTAACACTGATCTAGAAACCAAAATTCGAGAGTGGTATGAAACACGAGGCTCTGGGACTGGAGACCCGGGGTCACAGAATGATTACAGTAAATATTATCCATTGATTGAAGACCTCAGGAATAAG ATCATTTCTGCCAACATCGAAAATGCCCAGCTCATCTTGCAGATCGACAATGCAAGACTGGCTGCCGATGACTTCAGAATGAA ATATGAAAACGAGCTGGCCCTGTGTCAGAATGTGGAGGCTGACATCAACGGCCTGCGCAGGGTGCTGGACGAGATGACCCTGGCCAGAGCCGACCTGGAGACGCAGATTGAGACCCTGAATGAGGAGCTGGCCTACCTGAAGAAGAACCACGAGGAG GAGCTCCAAAGCTGCCGGGCCGGCGGCCCAGGCCAGGTCAGCGTAGAAATGGACGCTGCCCCTGGAGTGGACCTCACCAGACTCCTCAACGACATGCGGGCGCAGTATGAAACCATCGCTGAGCAGAACCGGAAGGATGCGGAGGCCTGGTTCATTGAAAAG AGTGGGGAGCTCAGGAAGGAGATTAGCAGCAACACGGAGCAGCTTCAGTCCAGCAAGAGTGAGGTCACCGACCTGCGGCGTGCGCTTCAAAACCTGGAGATAGAGCTCCAGTCCCAGCTCGCCATG AAGAAATCCCTGGAGGACTCGCTGGCTGAAACCGAGGGCGACTACTGCGGCCAGCTGTCCCAGGTGCAGCAGCTCATCGGCAGCCTGGAGGAGCAGCTGCTGCAGGTGCGCGCCGACGCTGAGCGCCAGAGCGCCGACTACCAGCGGCTGCTGAACGTCAAGGCCCGCCTGGAGCTGGAAATTGAGACCTACCGCCGCCTGCTGGACGGCGAGGCCCAAGG TGACTCTCTGGTGGAAAGTTCATATGTGACAGCCTCCACATCTCAAGCACCATCAACTGATTCCTCTAAAG ACCCTAACAAAGCCCGGAAAATCAAGACAATTGTGCAGGAAGTGGTGAATGGTGAGGTGGTCTCatcccaagttaaggaaattGAAGAACTGATGTAA